The region GTGGAAGCGATCAATGTGGAGGTGTTAGCAAACCTGTATCAACAATTTCAAGCTGGAAAAATTCGCTTTATTATGGCGTTCCGGCATCCTGAGGTGGATGATCCACTGTCTGCGCTGTTTCTCCTATCTCGAATTGTCCCTCGTGTTGCTCGCCAAGCGGGAATTACACTCAAGCCTCCAATTCATAGTCATTTTATTTATGATCGCGGTATGCCTTTTTGGGCAGGTTCCTGGCTTGGCTGGTGGTTTTCCAGATTGGGGGGAATTCCCATTCATCGGGGGAAACGTCCTGCTGACCGTGTAGCGTTGCGGGCAGCAAGAGAACTGTTAGTGAATGGCAAATTTCCACTTGCGATCGCGCCCGAAGGTGGCACTAACGGACATAGTGAGATTGTCAGTTCATTAGAATCAGGGGGTGCTCAATTAGGGTTTTGGTGTGTGGAAGATTTAGCAAAAGCAAATCGAACTGAGCAAGTTTTTATTGTGCCAATTGGAATTCAATATCATTACACTAAACCCATTTGGAAGAATCTAGATCGAGTATTAAACCAGCTAGAAAAAGATTGCGGACTATCTTCACAATTTTTAGAACTAAGTCATTCTGATGATCTAAAATCTATTTACTACCAACGACTATTTCGTTTAGGAGATCATCTTTTATCTCAGTTAGAAAATTTCTATTGTGAGTTTTACCATCAAACCTTATCCCCTTTACAACCAGTTGACCACAATACTAAATCCGATGTAAATGTGCTACTTTCAGTTCGGCTTCAACGATTGTTGGATACTGCTTTACGTGTATCTGAAAGTTATTTCAACTTGGAGTCGCAAGGTAACCTGACAGAACGGTGCCGTCGGATCGAGGAAGCCTGCTGGCGCTATGTGTATCGGGATGATATCACAGATGTGAAGCAGCTTTCAGCCGTGAATCGAGGGTTGGGAAACTGGGTGGCAGAAGAAGCGTTGCTACGAGTCAAACATATGCGGTTAGTGGAGAGCTTCGTCGCAGTGACAGGCACCTATGTCCGGGAAAAACCAACAGTTGAACGGTTTGCTGAAACAACCCTGATCTTATTTGATGCGATTGCCCGGATTAAAGGACAAAAGCTTCCTCGTCGTCCTCGCTTAGGCTGGCGCAAATCAACAATTACTGTGGGAGAACCAATTTGTATATCAGAGCGCTGGGAGAGGTATTGCTCTAGCCGCCAAGCTGCCCGCCAAGCTGTTGCAGATCTAACTCAAGAATTGCAGGTCGCGCTTAACAAAATGATTGCTTAAATCCAGCAACAGTTCAGACATTGTCCCAAGAAGAAATTTAAACGTAATTTTTAGTTTGCTGACAACAGTGCTATT is a window of Leptolyngbyaceae cyanobacterium JSC-12 DNA encoding:
- a CDS encoding hypothetical protein (IMG reference gene:2510093748) — encoded protein: MSYLHSRLNFIPQAFNPLVLRITHSVLPVMLKVRLKAWLPSGIATVEAINVEVLANLYQQFQAGKIRFIMAFRHPEVDDPLSALFLLSRIVPRVARQAGITLKPPIHSHFIYDRGMPFWAGSWLGWWFSRLGGIPIHRGKRPADRVALRAARELLVNGKFPLAIAPEGGTNGHSEIVSSLESGGAQLGFWCVEDLAKANRTEQVFIVPIGIQYHYTKPIWKNLDRVLNQLEKDCGLSSQFLELSHSDDLKSIYYQRLFRLGDHLLSQLENFYCEFYHQTLSPLQPVDHNTKSDVNVLLSVRLQRLLDTALRVSESYFNLESQGNLTERCRRIEEACWRYVYRDDITDVKQLSAVNRGLGNWVAEEALLRVKHMRLVESFVAVTGTYVREKPTVERFAETTLILFDAIARIKGQKLPRRPRLGWRKSTITVGEPICISERWERYCSSRQAARQAVADLTQELQVALNKMIA